The Neosynechococcus sphagnicola sy1 genome segment CGGGGTCTGCTCGGGTGTGTAGCGGAGCTGCGGATCTTGAATAATCTCCGCCATCAAAATACAGCTATTCATGGAACGCACACTCCAATCACGTCAGGAGAGCTGAAGACTCATCTCTGCCATTTTAACGGTTAACTTCCCTGAGGGCACCGCCGCCGATGGGCTGATTTCAGCCTCCTTCGAGAAGCTTAGCTTGGTGTCGATGGGGTCGCCGATGGAGGCGAGTGTCCCCGCCAAACTTGTTGGGGAGCACCAATGTCAATGCCAGCTTGATCAAAGGCAAGCTTAATGCGATAGCGAAATTCTCGCCCCACCAGCCATTGCTTCAGGGGTTGGGTTTTAATCCAAACCCGGATCACCAGCCCTGTGTGAGAGACACTATCCACACCTAGCACTTCTGCGGGCTCAAGGATCAGGGATTGCCATTCCGGTTCCTGCTGCATCTGCTCAGCGACCTGCTGGATCACCCGAATTGCTTGATCCACATCCGCATTGTAGGCAATTTCAATACTAAAATTCACCCGTGACCAATCCTTGGAGCGATTACACACCAAGGTAATTGTGCCGTTGGGAATGGAAATCAACTCACCATCCGGGTTGCGAATTTGGGTCAGGAACAGTGTTAGCTTCTCGACTTGGCCTTCCATATTCTGGATCATCACACTGTCCCCGACCGCGTAAAGATCCGCAGCCAAAATCATGCACCCACTGATCACATCTTTGATCGAGTTCTGAGCGGCAAAGGTGGCAGCAAAACCAATCAGCCCCGCCCCCGCCAATACAGGTGCGATCGGCACATCCAGGGCATCTAGAGCCAAGGCAAGCATGGCAATGTAACCACCCAGGGTAGACAGCCCCTTGAACACGGCTGAATAGGTGGGAATCCGCTGAGCATACCGCTGATATTGTTCAGGATTGAGAATTTCATTTTCCGCCCAACGAAGCAACCAAAAGTTAAAGACTTGCCGACTCATGATCACCGCTAAATTCACCAGGATCCAACTGAGGAGTAATTGGAAGGGAGTCCCTAAGAGTTGAATGGCTTGGGCACGGGTGTCGGGAAATAAAAATAACAGCATGACAGCACCCACTAACCAAATGGCAAATTGACTCGCCTGCAGGTAGCGCCGCAGTTGAATGTTCCGGACTCGTTGCTGTTGCCAAGATGCTGGGGACAGGCAGTTAACCAACCGTCCGCGTAAAATTTTCCCCCAGCGATGTCGGGGTTGCCGTTGATGCAGGCGTCGCCAGGGAATTTGTCGCAGGGTTTGCAGGAATTGCTGGTGCTTGACCTTCAGATCAGCGGTAGCGGGCGGGGTGGGGAGCTGAGGGGGCGACTGTTTCAGGGTTTGCCATTGAATTTTCAGCAGCTTCTGGAAAATTTGCAGAAACAAACTCAACCAAATCACGAGAATCAGCGTACTGATGGCTAGGGGTATTTTATCGGGGAAAGACTGCCGCTCTTGAATTGCATGCACGAGGCGTTGATGAATAATTTCTTGCCAAGCTTGGGCTAGGTCTTCCTTATTTTTCTTGTTATATAAAGCATCCAGGTCTGTGACCGTCATAATCAACACCGATGGCAGCGTCTCCTGGCTGGGCAGCAGAATCACCCGTTGTCCATTGAGAATCGCCACCTCAGTGACTAATGTCTGAACATTCAGGGGGTTCGTCTCATCTACGGCGGTGGCGATGATTTCTTTCAGGGTTGTCTGGATCCGCTCCGCTCGCTGGCGGATGGTGGGAGCATCCTTGGCGATGGTGCGATTAGCAGCAATGGTAAAGAGCGTTTCGCCATCTAACTCGACCATGGCGCAAACCAGGTTGCCGCACTCTTGGCCACTGATATCCTGGCGGGTGTCACTGGAGTTGGAACTGTTGTTGAGGAGATTGGGAAGCTGGCTAATGGCGGCGGGGGCGATCGCCCCAAAACTTGTCCAGATCAGTAGCCCCAGGATCAACCAGCGGAGGACGGCGCGTCCCCAATGCCTGATCGTGATCTGTCTGGAGCTTGGCATCACATCATCCCTTCAGAGCAGTAGTCCGGTGATCATTCCCAGGAGTATCACAAATCCGATCCAGACATTCTGTCGAAAGATGGCTGCATAGGTCTGGGCTGGGAGATGACGGCGCTGGAGGTGCCAGGATTGCCAGAGCCAGGTGACACCAGCGATCGCCAAGGCCAGCCAAAAACCGAGATGGAGGTGCAGAGTCATCCCTAACCCTGCCAACAGCAGGGCGGTGCCGCAAAAAAATAGCGCCACAGCTGCGGCTGCATAGCGGCCAAAAAACAGGGCACTGGAGCGAATACCCAGGCGGCGATCATCGTCGCGATCGCTCATGGCATAGACGGTATCAAACCCCAGAGTCCAGAGAATAGTGGCTGCCCACAACAGCCAGGTGGCAGGTTCTAAGCGGGCGATGGCCGCACTCCAGCTAATCAAGACTGCAAACCCCCAGGCGATCGCCAATACCAGTTGGGGCAGGGGAAACACCCGCTTTGCCAGGGGATAGCCAATAATCACCGGAACTGCAGCCACACAGAGCCAAAAACTCAACGGATTTGTCCAGGGATTGAGGTAGAACGCCAGCAGAGCCGCACAGATAAAAGCGGCCAGGGCCACCCCAATTCCCACCTGAATAGACAGCGCCCGCGAGGCCAAGGGGCGGTGGCGGGTCCGCCGCACCTGGGGGTCAATATTGCGATCCCAGAGGTCGTTGACCACACACCCAGCGGCACTGGTGGTGAGGGTGCCCAGGACAATGACAATTACTAGGGGCAGGGGAGGCAGCCCCCGGGTTGCTAGAACCACAGCCCAGAGAGCCGGAATCATCAGGATCAAACGCCCCGTTGGTTTATCCCAACGTAATAGGCGCAGAATCGTTAACCAGGTGGGTTCGGGTTTGGGTGGGTTGAGTTCGGAAGTCGCAGGCATAGCAACGGGTTAAAGCGATGGAGCCACGGGCAAGGTGAAGGAAAAGCAGCTCCCCTGCCCATGGACAGACTCAAAGCGAAGCATTCCCCCCGTGTTTTTCCACCAACAATTGACAAAGCGAAAGCCCCAAGCCGTTGCCTTGGATATGCTGGCGATCGCCGTGTTGCACCCGGTAAAAACGTTCGAATAACCGCGCCTGATCGGCGGCGGGAATGCCTAAACCCCAATCCCGCACCCAGACTTCTAGCCAGTGGAGATCACGCAATTGGGCACCCACCTGAATCGGACTACCCGATGGGGAGTACTTGATGGCATTGGACAACAAATTGACCATGACTTGTCCCACCTGCCAGCGATCGGCCCAAACGAGGGGGAGGGGGGAGTTCCAGAGACAGGCAATGGGGTGGGATGGAAACTCTGACAGCAGTTCCTCCACGAGGGATGTCACGGCAAAGGCCGTGGGTTGGGGAGCTAGGGCACCGGTTTCCAGCTGCCGCAGGTTCATCAAATTGTTTAGCAGCCCTTGGAGTCTCAACACTTGCTGCTGCACCATAGCGAGAAACTCCTGTCGTTGTTCAGGGCTGAGACTGGGTTCACTCAGCAACTGCACCGAGCCTTGAAGGGCGGTGAGCGGGGTTGCAAGTTGGTGCGTCAACAGATGCATTAAATGGGTCTGGGTTACCACCTGTTGTCGCAGGTGTTTGACCTTGGCTGCTAGGGGCGAGGCGTTTTCTATCTCCGTCGAGGCAACGGCAGGATGGTGGGAATCAGAGGCATCTGAGGAGTGACCATTCCCAGACTCTCGGCGGGTGGTTGGATAAAACGGAGGCATGGCAGCACCAACCCGAAATTAAGAAAATCAATATTTATTAAAATAACGTTGTTCGGAACTGTCTGCATCCTCATCAAAGCTTTAAAAAAACGGTTCTGAAATATAGTGGATATAGGATGTAGACAGTTCCATGCTCTCATCCGAACTAATTATCTCAACCGCTTATCAGGGTCAATTCCCCTGGTGGATATGGATGGATGTACAGATCCTTATAGTTGGAGACCAAGCTTTTGGTGAAGTTTTAGCCCCCCAGTTAGCCGATTTGACGGTTGACCCCATCCAGGTGACCTCTGATACCGCCGCTGCTCTGGATCTGGTGCAGGTGAAGAAGCTGTCCCTGGTGATTGTCCAGGCCTGCCACCAGAATAGCCTCAGTCTCTGTCAGCAGCTCCACGAGCAAGCCTGGAGTTACTGCCTGATGGTAGCGGATCACCCCCCCGTACTTAAGTACCTGGGAAGCAGAAATGGCAACGGCTCTGGAGATGGGAGCAGCTGCCTATTTGTGGCTCACGGGTCCCCAGGACGGTCGGCTGATTCGGGCGCAGGTAAAAGCGGGACTAGAACAAATTGAGCGTTGCCAGAAACTGGTACGCATGAATGATCTCTTATCGATGACTGTGATGCTGGACTCCCTGACAGAGGTGAACAACCGTCAGGCCATGGAGCTGAAGCTACCCCAACAGATCCAATCAGCCCGCCTGCTATCGCAGCCCTTGAGTCTCCTGATGGTCGATCTGGATCATTTCAAGGACATTAATGATACCTATGGTCATCTCGTGGGCGATCGCGCTTTGAAGCTGATTGCGGCGCGCCTCCAACGCAACCTGCGAACGGGGGATATTCCCTTTCGCTATGGGGGAGATGAGTTTGTCGTCATCTTAAGTAACACCGCATTGTACGAAGCCATCCAAGTAGCTCGTCGTCTCTGTCAAATGAACAGTGAGCAATTCTTGACCATTGATCACGGGTTGGCGTTACAAATTACCCTGAGCGTGGGCGTCACTACCCTACAAGCGATCGATGACTCAGACGGATTGAGTCTCTTGCAGCGAGCCGATCAAAATTTACTCCGGGCAAAAGCCGCTGGACGCAATCAGGTGATCAGTTGTCCTGATTTTTGACGTTGGAACGATTTGGGGGGAGTAAACGACTAGGTTGGTATTCGCTTAGGGAATCGTCATGGCACTTCTTTCAGGAACCATTACCACAGGTAACGACACCCTTGTCTGTGATGATGCGAATGATCTCGTAGATGCGTTGACAGGTAATGACTCGATTGAAGGTGGCGGTGGCAATGACAGCTTGGTGGGGAATGATGGGGATGACACCCTTCTAGGTGGTACGGGTGCAGATAGCTTAGACGGTGGCAATGGGAGCGACTCTATTCATGGGGGCGACGATCACGATACCCTGGTCGGCAGTACTAGTACGGATTACCTGTGGGGTGACGAAGGGGATGACAGCCTCAGCGGTGGCTCGGGGAATGATGCTCTTTCGGGGGGGAATGGTAAAGATACGCTGCTAGGCGATGAAGGGGATGATTATTTAATCGGTGGCAATGAAGATGCCATTAATGTATCTGACGATGACAGCCTTGATGGTGGTTCTGGGAATGACACCCTGGTGGGTTGGTCTGGGAATGACACCCTAGCAGGGGGCAACGGCAACGATACCCTGGCCGGCCAAGATGGAGACGATAGGTTGCTGGGAGGCTATGGCAACGATAGTTTAGATGGCGGTACTGGCAACGATACTGCTGACTACTCTGATGCACCCGCAGGGGTCTTGGTGAATCTTGCAACTGGACTGGTGACCGGTGCATCTGGCAACGACACCTTGGTGAGTATTGAGCGGGTTCTTGGTTCGGATACCGAAGATACCCTGGTTGGTGGTCTCAATGATGACACCTTGGATGGAGATTACAGCAACGATAGTCTTTTGGGTGGAGAGGGGAATGACTCTCTGATGGGGGGCGATGGTGCCGATACCCTATCAGGAGATGCAGGCAATGACTGGCTGAATGGGGATGATGGTCTGTTTGAGGGCGAAGATGTTGGCGACAGCCTGATGGGTGGAGACGGGCGAGATACCCTCTTAGGTGGGGAAGGGGATGACACCCTTTTAGGGGGAACCAGTGGAGACTGGCTCAATGGTGAAGTTGGCAACGATAGCCTGCGCGGCAATGACGGCACTGATACGCTCATGGGGGATGATGGCAACGACACCCTCAATGGGGGGAATGGAGCGGACTCCCTTAGTGGTGGTAGCGGCAATGATTCGCTGTTAGGGAGTGATAGCAATGACACCCTCGATGGTGGCAGCGGGATTGATACGCTTGATGGTGGGACTGGCAACGATAGCCTTCTCGGACAAACAGGGAATGACCAACTCCTAGGCAGAGAGGGCGATGACACCTTGGACGGGGAGGATGGCAATGACACCCTCAATGGCGATGATGGCCTGGATGTTCTGGCTGGGGGCGATGGCAACGATAGCCTTGCGGGTGGCACTGGCAATGATGCCCTCAATGGCGATGGGGGCAACGATAGTCTCAATGGGGAAGCGGATCGTGACACCCTCTGGGGAGGAGAGGGCAATGATACCTTACTGGGGGGGACGAGTGGCGATCACCTCACAGGAGATGCGGGTAACGACAGTCTCATGGGCGAGGCTGGGGGGAGATAGCCGTGGACGGGGGGAGCGGGGATGATTGGTTACATGGGGGCAGCAGCGCCGATATCTTACTAGGAGGAGAGGGCAATGATACTCTCTTGGGGGGCGATCACAATGACACGCTGGATGGTGGCACTGGCACCGATAGTCTCCAAGGGGGGGACGGTATCGACACCGTTGATTACTCCGCTGCCGCACCTGGGATTGATGTCAATCTGGAAACAGGAATCACCAGTGGTGGCACCGAAAATGATCGACTTGCGAGCATAGAGGGGGTCATCGGTTCCCTGGGAAATGACAGCATCATCGGCGGCAGTGGCAACGAAGCAATTTCGGGTAATGCGGGCAACGATCACCTGGAAGGACGTGGGGGAACTGATTCTCTCAGTGGCGAATCTGGAGACGACGAATTAATTGGCAGTGGTGGCAATGATCGACTGAGCGGTGGGAGCGGCTACGATACCCTCTCGGGGGGGCAGTGGCAATGATCGGTTTATCTTTGACACGGGGGTACCGTTTGATAGCAGTACTATTGGCATTGATACCATTACTGACTTTGCCTCGGGTCAAGATTACCTGGTGCTGGATCGGACGACATTTACCCAATTGGGCACAACGGTCAGTTTTGCCGCCGTAGGCACGGAGGCAGACGCTGCCACCAGTGCGGCTCTGATCACCTACATCACCGCAACAGGAAGTTTGTACTACAATCAGAATGGAAGCAATACAGGGTTTGGTCTGGGTGGACAATTCGCAGATCTGAGCGATGGATTAGGTCTGACAACCACAGATTTCTCGATCAATCCCTAGGTCAATCCCCCCTTGATTCAGGCTGGAAACTTA includes the following:
- a CDS encoding GGDEF domain-containing protein — encoded protein: MATALEMGAAAYLWLTGPQDGRLIRAQVKAGLEQIERCQKLVRMNDLLSMTVMLDSLTEVNNRQAMELKLPQQIQSARLLSQPLSLLMVDLDHFKDINDTYGHLVGDRALKLIAARLQRNLRTGDIPFRYGGDEFVVILSNTALYEAIQVARRLCQMNSEQFLTIDHGLALQITLSVGVTTLQAIDDSDGLSLLQRADQNLLRAKAAGRNQVISCPDF
- a CDS encoding 4-hydroxybenzoate solanesyltransferase encodes the protein MPATSELNPPKPEPTWLTILRLLRWDKPTGRLILMIPALWAVVLATRGLPPLPLVIVIVLGTLTTSAAGCVVNDLWDRNIDPQVRRTRHRPLASRALSIQVGIGVALAAFICAALLAFYLNPWTNPLSFWLCVAAVPVIIGYPLAKRVFPLPQLVLAIAWGFAVLISWSAAIARLEPATWLLWAATILWTLGFDTVYAMSDRDDDRRLGIRSSALFFGRYAAAAVALFFCGTALLLAGLGMTLHLHLGFWLALAIAGVTWLWQSWHLQRRHLPAQTYAAIFRQNVWIGFVILLGMITGLLL
- a CDS encoding calcium-binding protein, whose protein sequence is MALLSGTITTGNDTLVCDDANDLVDALTGNDSIEGGGGNDSLVGNDGDDTLLGGTGADSLDGGNGSDSIHGGDDHDTLVGSTSTDYLWGDEGDDSLSGGSGNDALSGGNGKDTLLGDEGDDYLIGGNEDAINVSDDDSLDGGSGNDTLVGWSGNDTLAGGNGNDTLAGQDGDDRLLGGYGNDSLDGGTGNDTADYSDAPAGVLVNLATGLVTGASGNDTLVSIERVLGSDTEDTLVGGLNDDTLDGDYSNDSLLGGEGNDSLMGGDGADTLSGDAGNDWLNGDDGLFEGEDVGDSLMGGDGRDTLLGGEGDDTLLGGTSGDWLNGEVGNDSLRGNDGTDTLMGDDGNDTLNGGNGADSLSGGSGNDSLLGSDSNDTLDGGSGIDTLDGGTGNDSLLGQTGNDQLLGREGDDTLDGEDGNDTLNGDDGLDVLAGGDGNDSLAGGTGNDALNGDGGNDSLNGEADRDTLWGGEGNDTLLGGTSGDHLTGDAGNDSLMGEAGGR
- a CDS encoding calcium-binding protein, whose product is MDGGSGDDWLHGGSSADILLGGEGNDTLLGGDHNDTLDGGTGTDSLQGGDGIDTVDYSAAAPGIDVNLETGITSGGTENDRLASIEGVIGSLGNDSIIGGSGNEAISGNAGNDHLEGRGGTDSLSGESGDDELIGSGGNDRLSGGSGYDTLSGGQWQ
- a CDS encoding mechanosensitive ion channel family protein, whose amino-acid sequence is MPSSRQITIRHWGRAVLRWLILGLLIWTSFGAIAPAAISQLPNLLNNSSNSSDTRQDISGQECGNLVCAMVELDGETLFTIAANRTIAKDAPTIRQRAERIQTTLKEIIATAVDETNPLNVQTLVTEVAILNGQRVILLPSQETLPSVLIMTVTDLDALYNKKNKEDLAQAWQEIIHQRLVHAIQERQSFPDKIPLAISTLILVIWLSLFLQIFQKLLKIQWQTLKQSPPQLPTPPATADLKVKHQQFLQTLRQIPWRRLHQRQPRHRWGKILRGRLVNCLSPASWQQQRVRNIQLRRYLQASQFAIWLVGAVMLLFLFPDTRAQAIQLLGTPFQLLLSWILVNLAVIMSRQVFNFWLLRWAENEILNPEQYQRYAQRIPTYSAVFKGLSTLGGYIAMLALALDALDVPIAPVLAGAGLIGFAATFAAQNSIKDVISGCMILAADLYAVGDSVMIQNMEGQVEKLTLFLTQIRNPDGELISIPNGTITLVCNRSKDWSRVNFSIEIAYNADVDQAIRVIQQVAEQMQQEPEWQSLILEPAEVLGVDSVSHTGLVIRVWIKTQPLKQWLVGREFRYRIKLAFDQAGIDIGAPQQVWRGHSPPSATPSTPS
- a CDS encoding sensor histidine kinase; translated protein: MPPFYPTTRRESGNGHSSDASDSHHPAVASTEIENASPLAAKVKHLRQQVVTQTHLMHLLTHQLATPLTALQGSVQLLSEPSLSPEQRQEFLAMVQQQVLRLQGLLNNLMNLRQLETGALAPQPTAFAVTSLVEELLSEFPSHPIACLWNSPLPLVWADRWQVGQVMVNLLSNAIKYSPSGSPIQVGAQLRDLHWLEVWVRDWGLGIPAADQARLFERFYRVQHGDRQHIQGNGLGLSLCQLLVEKHGGNASL